The Roseimicrobium gellanilyticum DNA segment GGGGAGGCAGATGCCGGTGCCGCAGGAGGCACAGCCGGAACTGCAGGCGCTGGAGCCTCCTGCGCGGGCATGGCTCCCCCGCACAGCGCCACCACTGCGGTGCCGATCGCGGGCTTCAAACATCTCCAGTTCCAGAATGACATGACCCTCAGCCTAAACTTGATTCGTGGGCAATTCATCTCCAAATACCATGCTCATGACTGGAGCCCCTGACGACAACACCATCCGCATCTTGTTCTTGGGGGATGTCATGGGTGATCCCGGGCGTCGCGCCGTGGGAGACTTGCTGCCGAAGCTCAAGGAGGAGTTCTCCGTGGACTTTGCGATTGTAAACGGGGAAAACATTGCCGGTGGCCGTGGCCTCACGCCAAAGCTCGCCATCGGGCTCATGCGCGCCGGAGCCGCCGTGGTGACCACCGGTGACCACGTGTGGGACCAGAAGGAGATCATCCCTTGGTTTGAAGAGGAGCCGCGCCTGCTCCGACCCATCAACTACCCCGAGGGCACGCCCGGCAGCGGCAGCGTGGTCCTGGACACGAAGAAGGGCAAGGTGGCCGTCATGAACGTGCAAGGCCGCACCTTCATGAAAATGCTCCTGGAGAATCCCTTCACTGTCATGCAGGACGCCGTGGAGAAGGTTCGCGAGGAGACCAATGTCATCTTTGTGGACATGCACAGCGAGACCACAAGCGAGAAAGTGTGCATGGGCTGGTTCCTGGATGGCAAGGTTTCCGCTGTCGTGGGCACGCACACCCACGTACAGACGGCGGATGAACGCATTCTCCCCGAAGGGACAGCCTTCCTTTGTGATGCTGGCATGTGCGGGCCCATCAATTCCTGCATCGGCATGGAAATCGATTCCGCCGTCTCACGCTTCATCACGCTCATGCCCAGCCGCAATCATGTGGCCAGGGGACCCGTGAAGGTCTGCGGCGTGCTGGTGGATGTGGATGCCGCCACAGGCAAGGCAACAGCCATCGAGCGCGTCCAGCGGATGTGGGAGGAGCCGGGGAGCGGCACGAACTGAGCGGCTGCCGCTTCGGTTTCCATGGTTCCCTTTTGACTGGTGCAGTCATGCTCGTTGAACTTGAGTATCCTGTTGCGAAGAACGTTCTCCGTTCGCTGAAGGTGATCGTTCATTCCTACGCGGTTGATCACCTGCTGGCGGATGCTCAGGAGGCATATCGTGTGTACGAATTGATGTCCATCCGGAGGCCGGGAGACATCATCCACTACATCGGCATCGAACCGGTTGAGGTCACCGAGTACACCTTGTCGCGGTGTTTGGAAAAGAAACCCAAGGAGGAACCGAAGACCGTTGTGTCGCTGGCGACGTTCGATGGCTTCTTCATCGCGGCGTGGGATGACACGGAGCCGGAAGACGGCTGTTGGCTGCACTTCCGAAAGTCGGCACGGTTTCATGATCACTTGAGAAGCCTCTTTGAACGGGTTCGCGCCGCTCAGGAGGCGCTGCGGAGTGGTTCCGATCCGCTGATTCGTCACGTGATCCATCTCATGGAGACCTCGTCCCATTCGTGGGACAACTCTCCCGATGCTCCGTGGTGGCGAACGCCCAGCCACTATGACTCCCGGACCAGGCCGCTGCGGACTCTGGAGTACTATGCGAAACTCACAGAACTGCTCGCCCGTCCGGACATCACCTCCGTGCGGCTCTACATGCACGATGACTACCAGACGGAGCGGCTCGTCTGCACTGAACAGCGCGTGAGGGCCAGTGCCACCGGGCAGATTACCTTTGAAGCCCTGCCCATCTGCATGTTCGCCAACAGAATTCCAGCCAGCCCAGGATGGGGTGAAAAGATCATGGCCTTCCATGAAGGCACTGGCTATGGAATGCTGGTGATCGTGGAGGATCCCGGGGAAGCTGCCTATATCAAGAGAATGGCGGAGGAGCGGGAACGCTGTGAAAAGTACCTGCTGTTTCACGCCGGGGCACCGGACATCACCGGATACCGCCGCACGGATGGACCAGGCTGGACTTTGCTCGAAGATCTCACGGACCATCGCCATCACCGTGTCTGTGGAGAGCGCATGATCGCGGACTTTGTTCAAACGGAGCTAAAGAAAGCGGGCCGTCGGCCTTAGCGAGAGGAGCTACTTGGAAACTCTCAGCTCCGCACACACCAGTTCCCTCTCATTCCGCGCGAAGGCACATCCATTCGCAAACGCCGGTGGTGACCAGCACAACTTCCTCCCCGAAAAAGAATACACGGGCTCCAGCAGTTTTGTCCTGCTGATCTCCTCATAACCTTGTGGTGTGAGTTTCGCGCGAATCAAATTCCCCTCATCCGTGTAGAGCAGCACGCTGTTTCCATTGGGGAAGAAATGGATCGCGGTGCCGCTCATTTTTGAGGTGAGACCGTCCTTACTCCAGAGCTTCTTTCCTGTCTGTGCATCCAGGCACACCAGTTCACCCTTGGTGGTGGCGGAGTACACATGTCCTTCGGCGAGCATCGCCGTCGAGGTGTTGCTCAGTACACGATGGGACACGGCCTTGGTATCCGGCCATAGAAAGGAAACACCTGGCTTGTCTTGCGCCAGCTTCAGCATCAGGCCGCCAATGAGCAGCAGATCTCCCTGAGACACCGGCGTGGAGACCGTATTGTCCGAGCTGGTGAGCAGGCGCTGTCGCCAGAGCACTGCACCGTTGTGCGGGTCCAGTGCGCTCACGGATTGCTGTGTCCACACCACGAGCTGACGCTTTCCCCCGGCTTCCACGAGGATGGGTGAGCTGTTCGCCGAAGCCTCATCCAGCGCGTGCCAGATCTCGTTGCCTGTGTGCTTGTCCAGGGCCACCACACACGCATCCGGCTTGCCACCGATGACGAGCACCAGTTTTTCGCCATCGATGAGAGGAGAGGCATTCGTGGAGAATCCTCCCATGCCATAGTCCTTGGCGAGATCCTTGTGCCACAGGACCGCGCCGGTCTTGGCATCCAGGCAATGCAGCGCGCCAATCGCACCGAGCATCCATACTTTGCCATCTTCGGCAATCGGAGTGACGGAGGGACCGTTTTCCTGTCCCGCCGTGAAGACCCAGTCGGGATACGGCGCCTCGTACGAATGCGCCCACAGGACCTTGCCGCTGGCCTCCTCGAAGCACTGCAGGCGCTCCGTGGCTTTTGGTTTCTGCAGCACGACATCTGTGATGTAGACATGCCCATCAGCAATCACCGGACTTGACCACGAAGGTCCCACAGGCATGCGCCAGCGCACCTTCACCCCTGCTTCAGGGAAGGCCTCCAGGATGTCCGTTTCCTTCCACACATTGTCCCGGGCCATGCCGCGCCACTGGGGCCAATCTTCTGCTGAGGCGAACCCAGAGCACAGAAAGGATGCGCCGGTGCACATCAGCAGCGCCGCGATAGTCCTTCTCATGGCAGAGCGCATCAATCAGAGCAAAATCGAAGCAGAAGGGCGCCATGGAGGTCACCACCTCGCGAGGAATCGCACAGGCGAGCTGATCATGGCGCCACGTTCATCCGTGATGTTGAAGAACCACATGTCAGAATCCGGGGGCGGGGCGGGTGCGGTTACAATACCGTTCTCGATCGTGGCAGGCACGGTCTCCCACTCGCGCGTGTGGAA contains these protein-coding regions:
- a CDS encoding TIGR00282 family metallophosphoesterase — translated: MTGAPDDNTIRILFLGDVMGDPGRRAVGDLLPKLKEEFSVDFAIVNGENIAGGRGLTPKLAIGLMRAGAAVVTTGDHVWDQKEIIPWFEEEPRLLRPINYPEGTPGSGSVVLDTKKGKVAVMNVQGRTFMKMLLENPFTVMQDAVEKVREETNVIFVDMHSETTSEKVCMGWFLDGKVSAVVGTHTHVQTADERILPEGTAFLCDAGMCGPINSCIGMEIDSAVSRFITLMPSRNHVARGPVKVCGVLVDVDAATGKATAIERVQRMWEEPGSGTN
- a CDS encoding PQQ-binding-like beta-propeller repeat protein, coding for MRRTIAALLMCTGASFLCSGFASAEDWPQWRGMARDNVWKETDILEAFPEAGVKVRWRMPVGPSWSSPVIADGHVYITDVVLQKPKATERLQCFEEASGKVLWAHSYEAPYPDWVFTAGQENGPSVTPIAEDGKVWMLGAIGALHCLDAKTGAVLWHKDLAKDYGMGGFSTNASPLIDGEKLVLVIGGKPDACVVALDKHTGNEIWHALDEASANSSPILVEAGGKRQLVVWTQQSVSALDPHNGAVLWRQRLLTSSDNTVSTPVSQGDLLLIGGLMLKLAQDKPGVSFLWPDTKAVSHRVLSNTSTAMLAEGHVYSATTKGELVCLDAQTGKKLWSKDGLTSKMSGTAIHFFPNGNSVLLYTDEGNLIRAKLTPQGYEEISRTKLLEPVYSFSGRKLCWSPPAFANGCAFARNERELVCAELRVSK